Proteins encoded by one window of Rhodamnia argentea isolate NSW1041297 chromosome 6, ASM2092103v1, whole genome shotgun sequence:
- the LOC115753230 gene encoding E3 ubiquitin-protein ligase At3g02290-like isoform X1: MVVGQIIGETWNYASLLLFWTIVFPIDFIVHHQELEHFLGSIKMGAICCCPRTDDIEEYTYPSNSIYGHCLCLRFFFHQLFTGYSAVFQRPQGRSMTATAPVSTSLASSGITGALPDNSATDIHLANPRPAPYEVEQRYSRLPRDGLVSRREKSMTHFQEESQPLRINVSSSGTESVEFEKKWSSADPEEETKAGQLEPMEKLSTNKSAKGLNPTQLSSEDEDICPTCLEEYTPENPKITAQCSHHYHLGCIYEWMERSDSCPICGKEMEFCESP, from the exons ATGGTTGTTGGGCAAATCATTGGAGAAACGTGGAATTAC GCTTCACTCTTGCTGTTTTGGACCATCGTGTTCCCTATAG ATTTCATTGTCCACCACCAGGAACTAGAACATTTTTTGGGAAGCATCAAGATGGGCGCTATTTGCTGCTGTCCACGCACGGATGATATTGAAGAGTATACTTATCCTAGCAATTCTATATATGGACATTGCTTATGCTTAAGATTTTTCTTCCACCAGCTATTTACCGGG TACAGTGCCGTGTTCCAGAGACCTCAAGGACGGTCTATGACTGCCACGGCTCCGGTCTCCACTTCTTTGGCTTCATCAGGGATCACTGGGGCATTACCAGACAATTCTGCGACCGACATTCACCTTGCAAATCCCAGACCTGCTCCATATGAGGTTGAGCAGAGATATTCCCGCTTGCCACGTGATGGCTTGGTGTCTAGGCGAGAGAAGTCCATGACCCATTTCCAAGAAGAGTCGCAACCGCTCAGAATAAACGTGAGCAGTTCTGGTACAGAGTCGGTGGAGTTTGAGAAGAAATGGAGTAGTGCCGATCCGGAAGAAGAGACTAAAGCTGGCCAATTAGAACCTATGGAGAAGTTGTCAACAAACAAATCTGCGAAGGGATTAAATCCGACTCAACTTTCTTcagaagatgaagacatctgtCCCACATGTCTTGAAG AATATACTCccgaaaatcctaaaattacaGCACAATGTTCGCACCATTATCATCTTGGTTGTATTTATGAATGGATGGAAAGAAGCGATAGTTGTCCTATTTGTGGCAAG GAAATGGAGTTTTGTGAAAGCCCTTAG
- the LOC115753230 gene encoding E3 ubiquitin-protein ligase At3g02290-like isoform X2 → MGAICCCPRTDDIEEYTYPSNSIYGHCLCLRFFFHQLFTGYSAVFQRPQGRSMTATAPVSTSLASSGITGALPDNSATDIHLANPRPAPYEVEQRYSRLPRDGLVSRREKSMTHFQEESQPLRINVSSSGTESVEFEKKWSSADPEEETKAGQLEPMEKLSTNKSAKGLNPTQLSSEDEDICPTCLEEYTPENPKITAQCSHHYHLGCIYEWMERSDSCPICGKEMEFCESP, encoded by the exons ATGGGCGCTATTTGCTGCTGTCCACGCACGGATGATATTGAAGAGTATACTTATCCTAGCAATTCTATATATGGACATTGCTTATGCTTAAGATTTTTCTTCCACCAGCTATTTACCGGG TACAGTGCCGTGTTCCAGAGACCTCAAGGACGGTCTATGACTGCCACGGCTCCGGTCTCCACTTCTTTGGCTTCATCAGGGATCACTGGGGCATTACCAGACAATTCTGCGACCGACATTCACCTTGCAAATCCCAGACCTGCTCCATATGAGGTTGAGCAGAGATATTCCCGCTTGCCACGTGATGGCTTGGTGTCTAGGCGAGAGAAGTCCATGACCCATTTCCAAGAAGAGTCGCAACCGCTCAGAATAAACGTGAGCAGTTCTGGTACAGAGTCGGTGGAGTTTGAGAAGAAATGGAGTAGTGCCGATCCGGAAGAAGAGACTAAAGCTGGCCAATTAGAACCTATGGAGAAGTTGTCAACAAACAAATCTGCGAAGGGATTAAATCCGACTCAACTTTCTTcagaagatgaagacatctgtCCCACATGTCTTGAAG AATATACTCccgaaaatcctaaaattacaGCACAATGTTCGCACCATTATCATCTTGGTTGTATTTATGAATGGATGGAAAGAAGCGATAGTTGTCCTATTTGTGGCAAG GAAATGGAGTTTTGTGAAAGCCCTTAG
- the LOC115753200 gene encoding obtusifoliol 14-alpha demethylase, producing the protein MDTDSKFFNVGVLLVATLIVAKLISALLIPKPRRRLPPVISSWPVIGGLLRFMKGPIVMLRAEYPKLGSVFTLNLLNKKITFFIGPEVSAHFFKAPESDLSQQEVYQFNVPTFGPGVVFDVDYTIRQEQFRFFTEALRINKLKGYVDQMVLEAEDYFSKWGDSGEVDLKHELEHLTILTASRCLLGREVREKLFDDVSELFHDLDNGMLPISVVFPYLPIPAHRRRDQARKKLSQIFASIISSRKCAGKSEEDMLQCFIDSKYKNGRPTTESEVTGLLIAALFAGQHTSSITSIWTGAYLLTNKKCLSAVFDEQKHLMEKHGNNVDHDVLSEMDVLYRSIKEALRLHPPLIMLLRSSHSDFSVKTRDGKEYDIPKGHIVATSPAFANRLSHVYQDPDKYDPDRFAVGREEDKAAGAFSYISFGGGRHGCLGEPFAYLQIKAIWTHLLRNFELELVSPFPEIDWNAMVVGVKGKVMVRYKRRQLSV; encoded by the exons ATGGACACGGACAGCAAATTCTTCAATGTGGGCGTCTTGCTTGTGGCCACTCTTATTGTGGCCAAGCTAATCTCGGCATTGCTAATTCCAAAGCCCAGAAGGCGCCTCCCTCCTGTTATTAGTTCATGGCCAGTGATTGGCGGGCTACTCCGGTTCATGAAGGGTCCGATTGTGATGCTACGGGCTGAGTACCCCAAGCTCGGGAGTGTTTTCACTCTTAATCtgttgaacaagaaaataaccTTCTTTATCGGCCCCGAGGTTTCTGCACACTTCTTCAAGGCTCCCGAGTCTGATTTGAGCCAGCAAGAAGTGTACCAGTTCAACGTGCCGACCTTCGGACCTGGAGTTGTATTTGATGTCGATTACACCATCAGGCAAGAGCAGTTTCGGTTTTTCACCGAGGCTCTGAGGATTAATAAGCTTAAGGGGTATGTCGATCAGATGGTTTTGGAAGCAGAG GACTACTTCTCAAAATGGGGAGATAGTGGTGAGGTGGACCTAAAGCATGAGCTTGAGCATTTGACCATATTGACAGCGAGCAGATGTCTTTTGGGTCGAGAGGTTCGTGAGAAGCTCTTTGACGATGTGTCAGAGCTATTCCATGACCTTGACAATGGAATGCTACCAatcagtgtcgtcttcccctaCCTGCCCATCCCAGCTCACCGTCGTCGTGATCAGGCTCGGAAGAAGCTCTCTCAGATTTTTGCAAGCATCATTTCTTCACGCAAATGTGCTGGCAAATCAGAAGAAGACATGTTGCAGTGCTTCATTGACTCAAAGTACAAAAATGGTCGCCCGACAACTGAGTCCGAGGTCACTGGCCTGCTTATCGCTGCTCTCTTTGCAGGGCAGCACACAAGTTCTATCACTTCTATCTGGACTGGGGCCTACCTCCTCACCAATAAGAAGTGCCTCTCTGCTGTCTTTGATGAACAGAAGCACCTGATGGAGAAGCATGGGAACAATGTTGATCACGATGTTCTGTCTGAAATGGATGTCCTGTATCGGAGCATCAAGGAAGCACTGAGACTTCACCCGCCTCTAATTATGCTGCTCCGAAGCTCGCACAGTGATTTCAGTGTCAAAACACGGGATGGCAAGGAGTATGACATCCCAAAGGGCCACATTGTGGCTACTTCGCCTGCTTTTGCCAATAGACTTTCGCACGTTTATCAGGATCCAGACAAGTATGATCCAGACAGATTTGCGGTGGGGAGAGAAGAAGACAAGGCGGCCGGCGCATTCTCTTATATTTCTTTTGGAGGCGGTAGGCATGGGTGCCTCGGTGAACCATTCGCCTACTTGCAAATCAAAGCAATATGGACTCACCTGTTGAGAAACTTCGAGCTGGAGTTGGTGTCACCTTTCCCGGAGATCGACTGGAATGCTATGGTGGTGGGTGTCAAGGGAAAAGTTATGGTGAGGTACAAGCGCCGGCAGCTCTCTGTGTAG
- the LOC115753225 gene encoding cytochrome b-c1 complex subunit Rieske-4, mitochondrial-like has protein sequence MLRIAGRRLSSLSWGTSQSSPAAAFLSRSHDLSSRSEPSQNPSPSLPPQFRFPTRGFSSEALTPTHDMGMVPDLPATVAAVKNPTSKIVYDEYNHERYPPGDPSKRAFAYFVLSGGRFVYASLIRLLVLKFVLSMSASKDVLALASLEVDLSSIEPGTTVTVKWRGKPVFIRRRTEDDIQLANTVDLASLRDPQEDSARVKNPEWLIVVGVCTHLGCIPLPNAGDFGGWFCPCHGSHYDISGRIRKGPAPYNLEVPTYSFLEENKLLIG, from the exons ATGCTGAGAATTGCAGGGAGGAGGCTTTCTTCTCTATCCTGGGGGACTTCGCAGTCATCTCCAGCAGCTGCCTTTCTCTCTCGAAGCCATGACCTATCGTCCAGATCCGAACCGTCCCAAAACCCCTCGCCTTCTCTGCCTCCGCAGTTCCGGTTTCCTACCAGAG GATTTTCTTCTGAGGCCTTGACACCAACACATGATATGGGTATGGTCCCAGACCTTCCAGCAACTGTGGCAGCTGTGAAGAACCCAACATCAAAGATTGTATACGATGAGTATAATCATGAGCGATATCCACCCGGTGATCCTAGCAAGCGTGCTTTTGCATACTTTGTTTTGTCAGGTGGTAGGTTCGTCTATGCATCCTTGATCCGTCTTTTGGTCCTCAAGTTTGTCCTGAGTATGTCAGCTAGTAAGGATGTCCTTGCCCTTGCTTCCCTCGAGGTTGACTTATCCAGCATTGAGCCTGGGACGACTGTTACTGTTAAATGGCGTGGTAAGCCAGTGTTCATCAGGCGCCGTACTGAAGATGACATTCAGCTGGCCAACACTGTTGATTTGGCTTCCCTCCGTGACCCGCAAGAGGACTCTGCAAGAGTTAAGAATCCGGAGTGGCTTATTGTAGTTGGAGTTTGTACTCATTTGGGGTGTATCCCATTGCCAAATGCTGGTGATTTTGGTGGTTGGTTTTGCCCGTGCCATGGTTCACACTATGACATTTCTGGCAGGATTCGCAAGGGACCGGCGCCATACAATTTGGAGGTGCCTACTTACAGCTTCTTGGAGGAGAATAAGTTACTGATTGGTTGA
- the LOC115753220 gene encoding E3 ubiquitin-protein ligase ORTHRUS 2 — MAHVSDLPCDGDGICMVCKGKPSPDETLTCKTCATPWHVACLSSRPPTMADAVQWECPDCSLLAGAEPPPAIAAGAGASCDLLAAIRAIETDDSLTELEKAKRRQELLSGGARASEGEDRKEKGNGVLDILDGSLNCSFCMQLPERPVTTPCGHNFCLKCFQKWIGQGKRTCANCRHEIPVKMASQPRINSALVIAIRMAKMSKSNNESAQAKVHYFIHNQNRPDKAFTTERAKKAGKANACCGKIFVTVPPDHFGPILADNDPERNQGVLVGETWEDRMECRQWGVHLPHVAGIAGQSTHGAQSVALSGGYQDDEDHGEWFLYTGSGGRDLTGNKRTNKEQCKDQTFEKYNEALRVSCKKGYPVRVVRSHKEKRSAYAPETGVRYDGIYRVEKCWRKVGIQGRVVCRYLFVRCDNEPAPWTSDDHGDRPRPLPIVKELKGVKDVTERKEHPSWDYDAENGCWMWKKPPPKSRKHFNWGMEDGKGLRGSRKRSHKSVREKLLKEFSCQICRNVMNLPLTTPCAHNFCKDCLEGAFAGQSFIRQRTCEGRRTLRAQKNIMKCPSCSIDISDFLQNAQVNRELMGVIESLQRRALEEEEEEEDDDDEENTESGEEAEGTLNNLENDAEDVENDDAEDEVSGETEILLKPEAETEKQEACKQKAENPGNCISDLIQSDAADAELQVDVNNQEDAEDEEVNMAVAESNAMQFRKRKNCNEVVSPVKLDAGVATKSKRAKMAAAN, encoded by the exons ATGGCGCACGTTAGCGACCTCCCCTGCGACGGCGACGGCATTTGCATGGTCTGCAAGGGGAAGCCGTCGCCCGACGAAACCCTCACGTGCAAGACCTGCGCGACGCCCTGGCACGTCGCCTGCCTCTCCTCCCGGCCCCCGACCATGGCCGACGCCGTCCAGTGGGAGTGCCCCGACTGCTCCCTGCTCGCCGGGGCCGAGCCCCCGCCCGCGATCGCGGCTGGGGCCGGGGCCTCCTGCGATCTGCTGGCGGCGATCCGCGCGATCGAGACGGACGATTCGCTGACCGAGCTCGAGAAGGCGAAGCGGCGCCAGGAGCTCCTGAGCGGCGGCGCGAGGGCCTCCGAGGGGGAGGACAGGAAGGAGAAGGGCAATGGCGTGCTCGACATTCTCGACGGGAGCTTGAACTGCTCGTTTTGCATGCAGTTGCCGGAAAGGCCGGTCACG ACGCCTTGTGGACACAACTTCTGCTTGAAGTGTTTTCAGAAATGGATTGGGCAGGGGAAGCGCACCTGTGCAAATTGTCGCCATGAAATTCCTGTGAAGATGGCGAGCCAGCCTCGTATCAATTCTGCACTTGTTATAGCCATCAGAATGGCAAAGATGTCAAAATCAAACAATGAGAGTGCACAGGCCAAGGTCCACTATTTTATCCACAACCAAAACCGGCCTGACAAGGCATTCACTACTGAGAGGGCAAAGAAGGCCGGAAAGGCCAATGCTTGTTGTGGAAAGATCTTTGTTACCGTCCCTCCAGATCACTTTGGTCCAATCCTTGCAGACAATGATCCAGAGAGAAACCAGGGTGTGTTGGTTGGAGAGACTTGGGAAGATAGGATGGAATGCAGACAGTGGGGTGTGCACCTTCCTCATGTTGCAGGGATTGCGGGGCAGTCGACGCATGGTGCACAGTCTGTGGCTCTTTCAGGGGGCTATCAAGACGATGAGGATCATGGCGAGTGGTTCCTCTACACAGGGAG CGGTGGAAGAGACCTTACAGGCAACAAGAGAACAAATAAGGAACAATGTAAGGATCAGACGTTCGAAAAGTATAATGAGGCATTGCGAGTAAGTTGCAAGAAAGGGTATCCTGTCCGAGTAGTGAG GTCACACAAAGAAAAACGTTCTGCATATGCTCCAGAAACGGGGGTGCGATATGATGGTATATACAGAGTTGAGAAATGCTGGCGTAAAGTGGGGATCCAA GGTCGTGTGGTCTGCAGATATCTTTTTGTACGATGTGACAATGAACCTGCCCCTTGGACGAG TGATGATCATGGTGATCGACCAAGGCCCCTCCCAATTGTTAAGGAGTTGAAAGGTGTCAAAGATGTTACTGAGAGGAAAGAACATCCATCCTGGGACTATGAT GCAGAAAATGGCTGCTGGATGTGGAAGAAGCCACCCCCGAAGAGTAGGAAACATTTCAATTGGGGAATGGAGGATGGGAAGGGACTGAGGGGAAGCAGGAAGCGCTCACATAAGTCAGTCAGAGAGAAGCTCCTCAAAG AATTTAGCTGTCAAATATGTCGGAATGTGATGAATTTACCTCTGACTACGCCATGTGCGCATAACTTCTGCAAAGACTGTCTAGAGGGAGCCTTTGCTGGACAAAGTTTCATAAGACAGAGGACTTGTGAAGGCAGAAGGACGCTACGTGCGCAGAAGAATATAATGAAATGCCCATCATGTTCAATCGACATTTCtgattttcttcaaaatgcACAG GTAAACAGAGAGCTAATGGGTGTGATAGAATCACTTCAGCGCCGGGCacttgaggaggaggaggaggaggaggacgacgacgacgaagaaaaCACTGAGTCGGGTGAGGAAGCTGAAGGCACTCTGAACAATTTGGAAAATGATGCTGAAGATGTTGAAAATGATGATGCAGAAGATGAAGTCTCTGGGGAAACTGAGATACTGTTGAAACCGGAGGCTGAAACTGAAAAGCAGGAAGCCTGCAAGCAGAAGGCTGAAAATCCTGGCAATTGCATTTCAGATCTCATCCAATCTGACGCTGCAGACGCTGAACTTCAGGTGGACGTCAATAATCAAGAAGATGCTGAAGATGAAGAGGTGAATATGGCTGTGGCAGAGAGTAATGCCATGCAGTTCCGAAAACGAAAGAACTGCAATGAGGTAGTCAGTCCAGTGAAGTTGGATGCTGGAGTTGCAAccaagagcaagagggccaaaATGGCGGCAGCTAATTGA